The DNA region TGCAGCATTTTAAGTGCTTCACGGTGCATTGAATTACACTTGTAAAGCTCTAGAACAGCAGcataaaaatttcttttctgaAGAATCTCCTCACATATTTTCACGTCGCAATAATTAAGACCTTTTAGTAACTCTAAAGCAGCTGAAGACTGCCCAGTGAGAAGAAGAGACTGGAGTAGTGCAGTATCTAGTATTGCTGCCATATCCCTCGCTCCAGAACTGATAGGGGTGCTTCCACGTCCCTAAAGAAATCAAATAAAGAGTTATATGAACAAGGCAACAATGAACAAGCTCATACAGCAAATAGACATGGCTAATTTTACAGGTCGTCGTATACTTCGAATGCAAAGAGTACCTTATTTGATTTCTTAAACCTACTTGAGTCATATGGGCCAAAACTATCACCCACGGCATCCAACACAACCTCTTCTGTGCCCTCAGCAGTGGCTTTATCAATTATGCTGTACCTCTTCTTCTGTAGAAACTTAATAAGAGCCATGAGAGTGTTGTGGTTCATTTTAATGGTCTCAAGTGCCGCATTCTCTTCAGACTCTTGCAAATGTGTGGGAAGCGATTCCATGTCATCAGACATCCCTGATGAACCCCTGGATAGGTATGCACCATCCCAAGACATGTCCATCAATTTCTCATGCTCTGGAATCACAGCAGTTTTGGGAAGGACAATAGATGGATAGAGAGAGAGCACGTAAGTAATATCTACTTGGGATGCCAAGAAATGCTCCATTGCTTCCTCATAGCTTCCATTCTCAAAAAGATAGTGCGCATATCTGTTAATAAGATCATTAAAACGTGTTCAATGCATATGCACATATCACAACAGCATTTGCATGTTAATAACTCGACAACAACAGAGAATTTCCTTCATCTCAGCATAGGTCCTTGTTTATTAGCCACATTACAGAAATTCTGGTATGTAAGTTTGTTAAGGTTGCCAAGGTATTTGTTGAACTCATTCCACAAAATGAATCATAAAATGAATGTGGTGTGGAGAACGAACGTAACACCACATAGCAAGTATGAGCCTGTCATTTAAGCAATAAATAAACACCGCAAAGATGCTCAACCGGTACGTTTATTGGCTATATGAACATAGGATTCATGCAGCCAGATCCTCAACTTCTTTCAGCTCTCAAATTATTAGGCCAGGGAATCCTAAAAGACGAAATAAGCTCATGGGAAGGAAACGAATGACAGGGCACTGCGGGCCAATGGCAAGAAGGAAAACTTGACAGGCTAAAGAGTACGCCTACAGAATGTCGATATATAATCATTTCATCTAAGATAAAACGGTATTTCATCTAGTTTTAATGATGCAAAACACCACATGGGAAACCTAGACTATAGCAGACTTGCAATTTCAATAATCCTAGAATTTCAAATGTGGTCCCATAATTCAAATCACCTCCAAGTAGACAAACATTAATCAAGATAAAATTGCAGGTTTTGAGCTTCACAGAGAAACACCTTATATGAATCGATCCTTCCTTTGCAGCTCGAAGGCTTGCATCTTCTGGGGGAAGCAACTTGCACAAGGCCAAAGCTTCCTCAAAATTGCCAGATGCTGTTAACTGTACTATCTGCATGAAACAATGAAACAAAACACTTACTGTTGTTCTAAATAGTATGCTAATCTAGGTATAAGCAATACACATCACAATTCAAAGCACAGCAGCAGAGCAATACGATAGGGAAAGACATACAATAGCAGGAGTTCGggggaggaaaaagaaagaggtaATCATTTAACGTGTCTTGATTACCTGCGCACCAAGGGGCACTGGAAAGAGTCCATAAATAGAGTTATCCAACGCAACAACTACTGCACTGCTGCTTTGAATAAGATGACGAGCATTCCGAAGAACGACAGTCTGTATCAGGGGATAAGGAACTCGAAGAGATCGAATCTGAAATCAAACAACACACAAATCTCAATGAATAACAAGACCCACAAACTACTATTGTAGAACTGATGTAGCGTCTTCGCCCGGATAATGGTCGCATCACCTCAACATATCTTGGGAGCAAAGCAATGGCATATGGCTTCTGAATGATGACTTCTTGAGGAGCCTCTGACCAACAAATCCTGCCTTCTGGAAGGAGCTTCCCTGTTTGGTCCACAAAAACTCCAATATTATCCTAAATACAGCAAGAAGCACATTTAAGTAAATATAAATGTTTCATCAGCTAACCGGAAATAAGATGCCAGTGCATTGGACAAACAAATGCAGGCACATGTGGAGTCAGCAGAGAAGCGAGTACCTTCCCAAGAATAAGTTCACCGGTAGGAAGTGAAACCACTAGAGGCGGAGCAAGCCTCCCACAAGGAAATACCTCGGACAATGCACCGTTTGTGGAGTTCATGATCATGTACTCTCTCCTAATTCCCAAACAAATGTTTTCGCCACACCATGACATCGACTTCACCATGTCTGGTACCCCAAATTCTTTCACTTCCACAAATCCTCTTCCCCCTGCGTCATCAAATAACATAGTCAAACATTTGGAATTCAGAGAGTTAGCTTTGGCACAATAGATTCTTCAGAAGAGAATGAAATTTCGGAACTTTTCTGCAGTTACGGCCATGATCACAGCTCGGTTCCCAGCATTCCATTAACCGAGGCAATCAACACATATTCGTACAAGCTCAAACTTGTAGTAACGCATGTAAAACCTCTTCGAATGAGCTCTAAGAAAGatcaaattttgataattttaatgCAAAATTTTCGGAATTTACCATCGTGCCTGAAGATACAGACCCTCTTCTGCCTCGCGAAGCAAAGGAACCCTCTCCGGTCGTCCCAAGAGTACACATTTGCGCCTTTCGCTTTCGTGAGAACGGCAACGGTCTCCAAATTGGGGAGCCTGTGGAAGGCGATCGACTCGGAGAGCGAGAGGAGCAGCTCCCTGGACTCCAACACCTGCATGGAGACCAGCGGCTTCTTGGAGAAGCCAGTCACGTTCCTCTCGAGCACGTATGGGGCCCTGCGGAGGTCGAAGCCCTGGTGGTGGAAGTCGGAGGGCGGGGAGGAGTCGGGGCCATAGATCCGGAGGGATCCGTCGGAGCAGCCGAGGAGGAGCTTGGAGCCGTAGGACTCGATGGCCTCGATCTTGGCGGGGCAGTCGGTGAGGAGCTCGAAGGAATCGTAGGCGCTGTGCACCATCTCTTTCTCCACCTCACGAGAGATTACTTCGCTGCTGCTTCTTGTTCTGTAGCTCCGTTGAACCTACATGCCGAGGCCGAAGCTGATCGTCGACGAGCAGGTGATTATAGAGCTGCAATGGCGAAGGAGACGAcaacgaagaagaagatggaggTGACGTCGTTTTTGGCCACCCTTTGCTTTGCGCCAAGCCAGTAAGGAGATTCCCCGCGGGGACGGAATAATTTTCAATCGTATTATCAGATACTATTATCGAGGGAAAAGTTACCTGCCGTAACTGTTTTTCTAACGGGTAGTTACTTAAAATGTTcataatttatcaattttgtcaaatctatcgtatatatatttttatcaaacatatcccatgatttactttttgtattaAATTTATCTCGACGTTAttttttccgtcgacatctaacggccgtgctgaggtggcgcctacgtggcaagtgtgacccactatctctccacgtgccacgtcaacacggccgttagatgtcgacgaaaaagataacgtcgggataaatttgatgcaaaaagtaaatcaaaggatagatttgacaaataaaaaagcatatgataaatttgacaaaacggacaaatcatGAGTTatcttaaaacaaaaataataaatatttgcaACCTACGGTTTggttaaacttttttttttttcagttgtaatttttaaaaatgttatAAAACTAAATAACCCTGTCCCGATTCTACTAACAAATTTTTAGCCCTTTTGTATTAAGGCGAGTATAGGCCTTTGAATGCGAAAAATattgtcaattttatttagaCTGTTACGGCAAAATTTGAGTTTGGGCAAACCTAAAAGCAATCGCACGCCTTAGccagttattattattaacaaaataaaaagaatggCGGAGgagaaaaattggaaaaataaatagaacaGTGGGAACTTAATTTTAGTATTTCTAAATttcgtcatttttttttctcgattaTAAATGAGAATCATGAAtcgtacaatgaaataaaaattctaatagctaataaaatgATACGAAAAATGTATAATTTCTTCATTATAATTTCATCCTTAATTCAATGGTTCTTATATTTTCCTAATGCATGATCAAATATAAGGAAGGGAAAGTGAGACCAAATCTTTGCTTCTCCTTCACATAATCGTATTATTATAGATAGTATAGcataaaataatcaatttgtatatatgtataaaaataaaactaccAATGAAACTttgaatttattaatatatttttttcatgattATAAGACTTTCTTTTATCTAACAAAACAGATTGGAAAAGAGAAACAGAGTATAGCACAATTAAATTAACACACCACCGATAATCGAAACCGTTCTTAAATTATGACACAAGCATAACATTTTATTACAGTATTGCCGGGGCATCAGCACTTGTATTTCCGGTACCCGGCGCTCATATTGCCGGTACATTGGCACCCACCGCAGTGACGAATGGTACAGCTTTTGACCTTCAAATATAGGCCGACGACAATCAATCTCAGGACTACTATTGAAGGAAAGATGCAATTGGAAGGGAGGGAAATCTTCATACATGCTATATTTTAACACTCCATTAAGTTTGTGTTGCCCAACCAAATAGGACAAATCAAAAGTGAGTTACTGTGCACGACTCGTCACCTCATTGTAGAACCTCACTAGAACAGTAAACTACTTAGGAAAACGGCTGCACTTGGTACTGCACTATCCACCGCATCCCAAGCTCGAACCCGCAAGCCGGGTGACATATCGGAGAGGCAGATGCGACTAAGAGTCGCTTACGACTAGGCTCCAGTCTGGTggcgtgccttctccttctccttgacTTCGCTCCCCTGCGTCCTGTCATAAAGGGGGTGATCCTCGTGGATCTCGTTAGCATGCTTTATCTCACCTGGCTGGTTCCCTCCGTAGATCCCCCCGAACCCTTCCTCGTCGCTCCTCGTCGCGTATCCCTCTCCAAATGAGTGTTCCATAGCATCCCTTCCAGGAATTCATACAAAACAATTTAATTGCAGTTATCTCACGAAGATACTGCAAGCCGAGGTTTCTCAATTTAAAGGACTCCTACTTCCTTCCCTTCGGTAATCAAAGAATCCTAGGAATCATGTAAAGGCCATGCGTATTTTTTCACTATATAATTTGTTGTCATGTCGGATTTATGGTCCCGACATGCCGCCGCTCGAGACGACATCCTAtctgaaaatattcaaaacaATCAGCACGCCTTCTGCCTCATAACTTCCTTTGGTTTTGATATCAAGAACAGAAAAACTTGGAAAAACTCGTATCGACCGATCATACTCCGGGATTAACTAAACGGAGTGAAATTCCACAGAAATTGCTCCGGAAAAAGCCGGCAAAGTTATCAAAAAAGAACAGAAACGAGTATATACGGGCGACTGACTTATCCTTCACTTTCGGCGCCTGGTCATCGACCTTGTCCATGTCGTTGCCTCCGGATGTGTCCTCCGTCTTGCAGCTGCTAGACACCACAGTCAACCGCCTCAACTTGACTGCTCCGCCGGGTCTCCGACCGGCCGTGGGGGGCGCCAGCAGAGTCTGATAAGGGTAGTAGTTTCTTGCTGCCGCTCTGCTGATGGCAAAGTTCATCATACTGGTTTCCAAGCCTCTCAGAGAAGATCCAATTTATAGACTTATTGTACAGATTTTATTGAAGATGCTAAGAAGAACCAAATAGAGCGTCGAAGAAAGCATGAGTCCGGAAACGGGGTAACACGTAAGAGGGCGGCCGGGAACACGCGGCGGTTGGTATGGGAGGTGATGGTGTGGGACGTGGAGGTTGGAGCTTGGAGGAGCGCCCTCAGTGTCCGGCCACATGGCGACTCCACAATAGGCAGCAtgcattatttttattttttttcgacgAGATTACGAGATGCATTCTATATATTACAAAGGCACAAATACTATCGTTGACTTTCGAATTTGAATATTGCGGGTGGATCTGTCCATAGAAAGCTTAATTTGCTACTGG from Punica granatum isolate Tunisia-2019 chromosome 3, ASM765513v2, whole genome shotgun sequence includes:
- the LOC116201821 gene encoding uncharacterized protein LOC116201821 codes for the protein MMNFAISRAAARNYYPYQTLLAPPTAGRRPGGAVKLRRLTVVSSSCKTEDTSGGNDMDKVDDQAPKVKDKDAMEHSFGEGYATRSDEEGFGGIYGGNQPGEIKHANEIHEDHPLYDRTQGSEVKEKEKARHQTGA
- the LOC116201612 gene encoding vacuolar sorting protein 39 isoform X2 yields the protein MVHSAYDSFELLTDCPAKIEAIESYGSKLLLGCSDGSLRIYGPDSSPPSDFHHQGFDLRRAPYVLERNVTGFSKKPLVSMQVLESRELLLSLSESIAFHRLPNLETVAVLTKAKGANVYSWDDRRGFLCFARQKRVCIFRHDGGRGFVEVKEFGVPDMVKSMSWCGENICLGIRREYMIMNSTNGALSEVFPCGRLAPPLVVSLPTGELILGKDNIGVFVDQTGKLLPEGRICWSEAPQEVIIQKPYAIALLPRYVEIRSLRVPYPLIQTVVLRNARHLIQSSSAVVVALDNSIYGLFPVPLGAQIVQLTASGNFEEALALCKLLPPEDASLRAAKEGSIHIRYAHYLFENGSYEEAMEHFLASQVDITYVLSLYPSIVLPKTAVIPEHEKLMDMSWDGAYLSRGSSGMSDDMESLPTHLQESEENAALETIKMNHNTLMALIKFLQKKRYSIIDKATAEGTEEVVLDAVGDSFGPYDSSRFKKSNKGRGSTPISSGARDMAAILDTALLQSLLLTGQSSAALELLKGLNYCDVKICEEILQKRNFYAAVLELYKCNSMHREALKMLHQLVEESKSNESQGDLNKKFKPESMIEYLKPLCGTDPMLVLEFAMPVLESCPTQTIELFLSGNIPADLVNSYLKQHAPNMQATYLELMLAMNENGISGNLQNEMVQIYLSEVLEWYAEQSAQKQWDEKVYTPTRKKLLSALESISGYNPEALLKRLPADALYEERAILLGKMNQHELALSLYVHKLHVPDLALSYCDRVYESTLHQPQGRSVGNIYLTLLQIYLNPRRTTKNFEKRISNLVTSPSTSIPRVSSGSSVKAKVSRAVKKIAAIEGAEDMKIITSGTDSGRSDGDADESSEEGGSTIILDEVLDLLSKRWDRINGAQALRLLPRETKLQNLLPFLGPLVRKSREAYRNYSVIKSLRQSENLQVKDELYSQRKAVVKITSDTMCSICNKKIGTSVFAVYPNGKTLVHFVCFRDSQSMKAVAKGSPLRRR
- the LOC116201612 gene encoding vacuolar sorting protein 39 isoform X1, encoding MVHSAYDSFELLTDCPAKIEAIESYGSKLLLGCSDGSLRIYGPDSSPPSDFHHQGFDLRRAPYVLERNVTGFSKKPLVSMQVLESRELLLSLSESIAFHRLPNLETVAVLTKAKGANVYSWDDRRGFLCFARQKRVCIFRHDGGRGFVEVKEFGVPDMVKSMSWCGENICLGIRREYMIMNSTNGALSEVFPCGRLAPPLVVSLPTGELILGKVLASLLTPHVPAFVCPMHWHLISGKLLPEGRICWSEAPQEVIIQKPYAIALLPRYVEIRSLRVPYPLIQTVVLRNARHLIQSSSAVVVALDNSIYGLFPVPLGAQIVQLTASGNFEEALALCKLLPPEDASLRAAKEGSIHIRYAHYLFENGSYEEAMEHFLASQVDITYVLSLYPSIVLPKTAVIPEHEKLMDMSWDGAYLSRGSSGMSDDMESLPTHLQESEENAALETIKMNHNTLMALIKFLQKKRYSIIDKATAEGTEEVVLDAVGDSFGPYDSSRFKKSNKGRGSTPISSGARDMAAILDTALLQSLLLTGQSSAALELLKGLNYCDVKICEEILQKRNFYAAVLELYKCNSMHREALKMLHQLVEESKSNESQGDLNKKFKPESMIEYLKPLCGTDPMLVLEFAMPVLESCPTQTIELFLSGNIPADLVNSYLKQHAPNMQATYLELMLAMNENGISGNLQNEMVQIYLSEVLEWYAEQSAQKQWDEKVYTPTRKKLLSALESISGYNPEALLKRLPADALYEERAILLGKMNQHELALSLYVHKLHVPDLALSYCDRVYESTLHQPQGRSVGNIYLTLLQIYLNPRRTTKNFEKRISNLVTSPSTSIPRVSSGSSVKAKVSRAVKKIAAIEGAEDMKIITSGTDSGRSDGDADESSEEGGSTIILDEVLDLLSKRWDRINGAQALRLLPRETKLQNLLPFLGPLVRKSREAYRNYSVIKSLRQSENLQVKDELYSQRKAVVKITSDTMCSICNKKIGTSVFAVYPNGKTLVHFVCFRDSQSMKAVAKGSPLRRR